One segment of Deinococcus roseus DNA contains the following:
- a CDS encoding type IV toxin-antitoxin system AbiEi family antitoxin: MLAAEAFQAENRLLTLLSRPSLGLQVQKTVHSTHDVQVITPQGEAHTFTLKHLQHSTPGRVKDWLKRNWTGSRPNHTLVLSFPWVSEHTLDLLESHGVSALDLAGNHRLRFGTYLLERTGHPAPKHAPGDTSLFTPKASRILRAFFADPQHPWGTQELADRCQVSLGQVSKIRQKLISEGHLVDGPQGLRLSDPQALLSSWVESGLNVKSQPLSAYTPLHGKRLEDALRTLSPHATEVLLSHENAAGWMSPFLTPTRTHLYASTDGWHHLQKVLQAETADKGGNLTVHLTDDPGVFLDRVEVAENLWTTSPVQTYLDLHQQGNRGKEAAQKLLDLHLLPLWQGTFPYRSWPLRGERYA; encoded by the coding sequence ATGCTTGCTGCTGAAGCATTTCAGGCCGAAAATCGACTCCTCACCTTGCTCAGCCGACCCAGTCTGGGCCTGCAGGTCCAGAAAACAGTGCACTCCACCCACGACGTGCAAGTCATCACCCCGCAAGGTGAAGCCCACACCTTCACCTTGAAGCACCTGCAGCACAGCACACCCGGAAGGGTGAAGGACTGGCTGAAACGCAACTGGACCGGATCCCGTCCGAACCACACCCTGGTCCTGTCGTTCCCGTGGGTGTCCGAACACACCCTGGACCTCCTGGAAAGTCATGGGGTGAGTGCCCTGGACCTGGCCGGAAACCACCGGCTGCGTTTCGGGACATACCTTCTGGAACGCACCGGACACCCGGCACCCAAACACGCCCCGGGGGACACCTCACTGTTCACCCCGAAAGCCAGCCGGATCCTGCGGGCCTTTTTTGCGGACCCCCAGCACCCGTGGGGCACCCAGGAACTGGCAGACAGGTGTCAGGTGAGCCTCGGACAGGTCAGCAAAATCCGACAGAAACTCATCTCCGAAGGTCACCTGGTGGACGGCCCACAGGGGCTGCGCCTTTCAGACCCGCAGGCCCTGCTCAGCAGCTGGGTCGAGTCCGGCCTGAACGTCAAATCCCAGCCCCTCTCTGCATACACCCCCCTGCACGGCAAGCGCCTGGAGGACGCCCTGAGAACCCTCTCCCCCCACGCCACTGAAGTGCTGCTTTCCCACGAGAATGCCGCTGGGTGGATGAGCCCTTTCCTCACCCCCACCCGCACCCACCTGTACGCCAGCACAGACGGCTGGCACCACCTGCAAAAAGTGCTGCAGGCCGAGACGGCCGACAAAGGGGGCAACCTGACCGTGCACCTCACCGACGACCCTGGGGTGTTCCTGGACCGGGTGGAGGTCGCTGAGAACCTGTGGACCACCAGCCCGGTGCAAACTTACCTGGACCTCCATCAGCAGGGCAACCGGGGCAAAGAAGCCGCACAGAAACTCCTTGACTTGCACCTGCTTCCCCTCTGGCAGGGCACTTTCCCTTACCGTTCCTGGCCCCTGAGAGGAGAGAGGTATGCCTAA